A window from Electrophorus electricus isolate fEleEle1 chromosome 7, fEleEle1.pri, whole genome shotgun sequence encodes these proteins:
- the LOC113569174 gene encoding uncharacterized protein LOC113569174, translating to MSWAPTEPSPPTSSGPRPGLQNLWDVSSSNNGKAAAGSNSACSARFVLKKPEILVHGKAPETQKHSDAFSRTLNSVSPTSRAPSTLGSHASAKLPETMFRKNEQPSQVDESRRAEVKGQENYDHPAVTTMCGSPNPARQKSPAADGHTGRNTTNEELESMLESDNPAIFTSGIIMDSNITQQAMNEIETRHTEIIKLENSIRELHDMFMDMAMLVESQGEMIDRIEYNVEHAVDYVERAVSDTKKAVKYQSKARRKKIMIIICCVVLGVVIASTVGGVLA from the exons ATGAGCTGGGCTCCAACAGAACCAAGCCCCCCGACCTCTTCAGGCCCAAGGCCGGGACTCCAGAACTTGTGGGACGTCTCGTCCAGCAACAACGGCAAAGCGGCTGCCGGCTCAAACAG TGCTTGCAGTGCCCGCTTTGTCCTGAAGAAGCCAGAGATTCTGGTCCATGGCAAGGCACCTGAAACCCAAAAACACTCTGACGCGTTCAGCAGAACCCTGAACAGCGTCTCCCCAACTTCCCGGGCCCCCTCTACCCTCGGGTCCCACGCCAGCGCCAAACTACCCGAGACCATGTTTAGGAAAAATGAGCAGCCCAGTCAGGTTGACGAGTCGCGTCGGGccgaggtcaaaggtcaagagAACTATGATCATCCTGCTGTCACAACGATGTGCGGGTCACCGAATCCCGCCCGACAGAAGTCACCCGCCGCTGACGGACACA ctggcaGGAATACGACAAATGAGGAGCTGGAAAGCATGTTGGAAAGTGACAATCCAGCTATTTTCACTTCGGGG atcatcATGGACTCTAACATCACCCAGCAGGCTATGAACGAGATCGAAACGCGGCACACCGAGATCATCAAGCTAGAGAACAGCATCCGTGAGCTGCACGACATGTTCATGGACATGGCCATGCTGGTGGAGAGCCAG GGGGAGATGATTGACCGTATAGAATACAACGTGGAGCACGCGGTTGATTACGTGGAGCGGGCTGTGTCGGACACCAAGAAGGCCGTGAAGTACCAGAGCAAAGCGCGGAGG